Proteins from a single region of Thiomicrorhabdus sp. Kp2:
- a CDS encoding alpha-E domain-containing protein, with protein sequence MLSRVAERIYWLARYIERIENTARLTQVHSQLMFDMPKSVKLSWYTLIEITSNEDFFEEHYDAKTEKNCCWAILGDRDNSASLISSLWWARENVRTTRDSLPREAWIYVNELYLLVKENEEDFNVRRKRNELLEQVIRSCQAISGMLDGTMRLNKTFQFLQLGTAIERADMTSRILDVGGFFVAQELEEQEIKPFESILWANILKSVSAYFMYRQAVQMEINGKSVIRFLVNDPLLFRSIKHCVCMMHTQVATLPESTNVTKALEDLQTLINQSIPFELGSPVLHDYLDEVQMHLSVLHKEFYNTWFHPTIDLPTNQQQSQ encoded by the coding sequence ATGTTATCTCGTGTGGCAGAAAGAATCTATTGGTTAGCGCGTTACATTGAACGCATTGAAAACACCGCTCGTTTAACACAAGTTCACTCACAGCTCATGTTTGATATGCCTAAATCGGTCAAGCTGTCATGGTATACATTAATTGAAATCACCAGTAATGAAGATTTTTTTGAAGAGCACTATGACGCTAAAACCGAAAAAAACTGTTGTTGGGCCATCTTAGGTGATCGAGATAATTCAGCCTCGTTAATCTCCTCATTATGGTGGGCAAGAGAGAATGTTCGCACCACGCGTGATAGCTTACCTAGAGAGGCCTGGATATACGTTAATGAACTGTATCTATTGGTAAAAGAGAATGAAGAGGACTTTAATGTAAGACGTAAACGTAATGAGTTGTTAGAACAAGTCATCCGTTCATGCCAAGCTATTTCAGGTATGCTTGATGGAACAATGAGGCTTAATAAAACGTTTCAATTTTTACAGCTAGGCACGGCTATTGAACGAGCAGATATGACCTCACGTATTTTAGATGTAGGTGGTTTTTTTGTGGCGCAAGAGCTTGAAGAGCAGGAGATTAAACCCTTTGAGAGTATCTTATGGGCAAATATATTAAAGTCGGTCAGTGCTTACTTTATGTATCGCCAAGCGGTGCAAATGGAAATCAACGGTAAATCGGTTATTCGCTTTTTGGTCAATGACCCATTGCTATTTCGATCAATCAAACATTGCGTTTGTATGATGCACACTCAAGTGGCTACACTGCCCGAATCCACCAATGTGACCAAAGCACTTGAAGACTTACAAACACTGATTAATCAAAGCATTCCGTTTGAATTAGGCTCTCCTGTTTTACATGACTACTTGGATGAAGTTCAAATGCACTTATCCGTATTACACAAAGAGTTTTATAATACCTGGTTTCACCCAACGATTGATTTACCCACAAACCAGCAACAAAGCCAGTAA
- a CDS encoding circularly permuted type 2 ATP-grasp protein: MMQIQNKYPNNGFYDESIDANEKPRAASVELFQHLTNLGFEELTERQKAAEKTIAQMGISFTVYSDKGNIDRLWPFDLIPRTIEASEWEQVASGLKQRLRALNLFIEDIYNDQNILNKGIVPAEIILSSKDFRPESKGMKLKHQAWACICGTDLVRDDAGEFYVLEDNLRVPSGVSYMLENRYVSKTAMPEAFQDINIQPMNQYPYELLKMLRSISPTDSEDPEIVVLTPGIFNSAYYEHAFLAHEMGVELVEGSDLMVGDDDCVYMRNVDGPQKIDVIYRRIDDDFIDPEVFREDSALGVPGLMRAWRKGNVGIANAPGCGVADDKVLYAYVPDIIRFYLNEEPLISNVPTYLCSNEKDREYVLEHLNELVVKPANESGGYGLLIGPKATQEELETFSQLIQENPRNYVAQPTLNLSTAPTICENGLEPRHVDLRPFILHGEESYVTAGGLTRVAMVKGSLVVNSSQGGGSKDTWIVKLEDK; encoded by the coding sequence ATTATGCAAATACAAAACAAATACCCTAATAACGGCTTCTATGATGAATCGATAGACGCCAATGAAAAACCACGCGCAGCTTCTGTTGAGCTTTTTCAACATCTAACCAATCTGGGCTTTGAAGAGCTCACAGAACGCCAAAAAGCGGCTGAAAAAACCATCGCCCAAATGGGAATCTCTTTTACCGTTTACAGTGATAAGGGAAACATTGACCGACTTTGGCCTTTTGACTTAATTCCAAGAACCATTGAAGCCTCTGAATGGGAGCAGGTTGCAAGTGGGTTGAAACAGCGTTTAAGAGCGTTAAATCTATTTATTGAAGATATCTACAACGATCAAAATATCTTAAATAAAGGCATTGTGCCTGCCGAAATCATCCTATCGTCTAAGGATTTTAGACCTGAAAGCAAAGGCATGAAGCTGAAACACCAGGCCTGGGCATGTATTTGTGGTACCGACTTAGTGCGTGATGATGCGGGTGAGTTTTATGTATTAGAAGATAATCTTCGTGTGCCTTCAGGGGTGTCGTATATGCTTGAAAATCGTTATGTCTCTAAAACAGCCATGCCTGAGGCGTTTCAAGATATTAACATTCAACCCATGAACCAATACCCTTATGAACTGCTAAAAATGTTGCGTTCAATCTCCCCGACTGATTCCGAAGACCCTGAAATTGTGGTTTTAACGCCAGGTATTTTTAACTCTGCTTATTATGAACACGCCTTTTTAGCCCATGAAATGGGGGTAGAACTGGTGGAGGGTTCTGATTTAATGGTGGGTGATGACGACTGTGTTTATATGCGTAATGTTGATGGTCCACAAAAAATCGATGTGATTTATCGCCGTATTGATGATGATTTTATTGACCCCGAAGTGTTTCGTGAAGATTCTGCTTTAGGGGTACCAGGTTTAATGCGTGCATGGCGAAAAGGCAATGTAGGCATCGCAAACGCCCCAGGCTGTGGCGTGGCTGATGACAAGGTTCTGTATGCCTACGTACCCGATATTATTCGTTTTTACCTTAATGAAGAACCTTTGATTTCCAATGTACCCACCTACCTATGCAGTAATGAAAAAGACCGTGAATATGTTTTAGAACACCTTAATGAATTGGTGGTAAAACCTGCCAATGAGTCTGGTGGCTATGGTTTATTAATTGGCCCCAAAGCAACTCAAGAGGAACTAGAGACCTTTAGCCAACTTATTCAAGAAAACCCAAGAAATTATGTGGCGCAACCCACACTTAATTTATCCACAGCCCCAACCATTTGTGAAAACGGACTCGAACCCCGTCATGTTGACCTTCGCCCGTTCATACTACATGGAGAGGAGAGCTATGTGACCGCAGGCGGTCTAACCCGTGTTGCTATGGTTAAGGGCTCTTTAGTGGTTAACTCATCACAAGGTGGTGGCAGTAAAGATACTTGGATTGTGAAACTGGAGGATAAATAA
- a CDS encoding mannosyl-3-phosphoglycerate phosphatase has product MRKLLFTDLDGSLLDHHDYDYSPALPAINALQTQHVPWVLTTSKTAEEVIDIRNELHNKYPFIVENGAGIFWPKGSMQFTEVFRKDWLQNIEISQWKESYDYISLNSVLMSEMLTLAQAMRKKFHFICTGFSEMSVQQVSDCTGLSLEQAAKAKQRHFSEPLLWQDTEERLQQFMALLKPYGLQLIKGGRFVHLMGLSNKGLALRFLTDYYHQAWQEPIETMALGDGNNDIPLLEASDYPVVIRSPVNPPPVVEHDRVIVTKEYGPKGWNQAVLNWLETA; this is encoded by the coding sequence ATGAGAAAGTTGTTATTTACCGATTTAGACGGTTCCTTATTAGACCATCACGATTATGACTACTCACCTGCGTTACCCGCCATAAACGCTTTGCAAACTCAACACGTTCCTTGGGTTTTGACTACCAGTAAAACGGCAGAAGAGGTGATTGATATTCGTAATGAATTACATAACAAATACCCTTTTATTGTTGAAAATGGCGCAGGTATTTTTTGGCCTAAAGGGAGTATGCAGTTTACAGAGGTTTTTCGCAAAGATTGGTTGCAAAACATCGAAATTTCGCAATGGAAAGAGAGTTATGACTACATTAGTCTAAACTCGGTTTTAATGTCAGAGATGTTGACTTTGGCTCAGGCTATGAGAAAAAAGTTTCATTTTATTTGTACTGGCTTTTCTGAAATGAGTGTGCAACAGGTTTCTGATTGTACAGGCTTGAGCTTAGAGCAAGCGGCAAAGGCCAAGCAGCGTCACTTTTCTGAACCTCTGCTTTGGCAAGATACCGAAGAGCGTTTACAGCAGTTTATGGCTCTTTTGAAACCTTATGGTTTGCAACTCATAAAAGGTGGGCGATTTGTGCATCTAATGGGGTTGAGTAATAAGGGTTTGGCACTACGATTTTTAACAGATTATTATCACCAGGCCTGGCAAGAACCGATTGAGACCATGGCCTTGGGTGATGGTAATAACGATATTCCTTTATTAGAGGCGAGTGATTACCCCGTTGTGATTCGCTCTCCCGTTAATCCGCCACCCGTGGTGGAGCACGATAGGGTCATTGTGACCAAAGAGTATGGGCCTAAAGGCTGGAATCAAGCCGTTTTAAATTGGTTAGAAACGGCTTGA
- a CDS encoding glycosyl transferase, with amino-acid sequence MDFYQNGIITTLHNLVDRPIEDMEADLLKYSKQRPLGLILPSLYSELQTPALAKIVEELKSVPYLEEIVVGLDRANEAEYRHALEYFSVLPQDVKVIWNDGPRMKAIHKKLVDEGIAPEAPGKGRNVWYMIGYVLGSDRVESVALHDCDIVTYERSLLARLIYPVANPQFNYAFAKGFYTRIANQTMNGRVTRLLVTPLIRALQKTAGEQNERADEYLSHIDSYRYPLAGEFAFRAGVISDLRIPSDWGLEIGVLSEMKRNISSNRICQVDIADIYDHKHQDLSADDAQKGLSKMSIDIAKAFYRKLAAEGVTFTTEGFRTLKATYYRIALDLIESYRNDAIMNGLELDVHKEEIAVEMFCENIIKAGQHFLEAPMETPFIPSWNRVSSAFPDILQEITEAVEADMQEYQSK; translated from the coding sequence ATGGATTTTTATCAGAACGGCATTATCACCACATTACATAATTTAGTGGATAGACCTATCGAGGATATGGAAGCTGACTTATTAAAGTACAGTAAACAAAGGCCTTTAGGCTTGATTTTGCCAAGCTTATATTCTGAACTGCAAACGCCCGCCCTTGCCAAAATTGTTGAAGAGTTAAAGTCGGTTCCTTATTTGGAAGAGATAGTGGTGGGTTTAGATAGAGCCAATGAGGCTGAGTATCGCCATGCTTTAGAGTATTTTTCAGTGTTACCGCAAGACGTTAAAGTCATTTGGAACGATGGTCCACGCATGAAAGCCATTCACAAGAAGTTGGTTGATGAAGGCATCGCTCCAGAAGCACCAGGCAAAGGGCGAAATGTCTGGTATATGATTGGTTATGTTTTAGGTTCAGATAGAGTTGAATCGGTCGCTTTACACGATTGTGATATTGTCACTTATGAACGTTCATTATTGGCACGATTGATCTATCCCGTGGCCAATCCACAATTTAACTATGCGTTTGCCAAGGGTTTTTATACCCGTATTGCCAATCAAACCATGAATGGACGAGTGACCCGTTTACTGGTTACGCCACTGATACGTGCATTGCAAAAAACCGCTGGAGAGCAAAATGAACGAGCCGACGAATATCTAAGTCATATCGACTCCTATCGTTACCCGTTAGCAGGGGAGTTTGCTTTTAGAGCTGGGGTGATTTCGGATTTACGCATCCCTTCGGATTGGGGGCTTGAGATTGGCGTGCTTTCGGAGATGAAACGAAACATCAGTTCTAACCGTATTTGCCAAGTAGATATTGCCGATATTTACGACCATAAACACCAAGACTTATCAGCCGATGACGCCCAAAAAGGTTTATCTAAAATGTCGATTGATATTGCTAAGGCGTTTTACCGTAAGTTAGCTGCGGAAGGTGTCACCTTTACCACAGAGGGCTTTAGAACCTTAAAAGCGACTTATTACCGAATTGCCCTAGACCTAATTGAGTCTTACCGTAATGATGCGATTATGAATGGCTTAGAGTTGGATGTGCATAAAGAAGAAATTGCAGTAGAGATGTTCTGTGAGAATATTATTAAAGCGGGTCAACACTTTTTAGAAGCGCCAATGGAAACGCCATTTATTCCATCGTGGAACCGAGTTTCATCGGCTTTTCCAGATATTTTGCAAGAGATTACCGAAGCGGTTGAAGCCGATATGCAAGAGTATCAATCTAAATAA
- a CDS encoding sugar phosphorylase, whose translation MPMSSCPSAVAYSALIERITPLVQALYPDQDTAELAEKFIEITGIDKTSCQLPMSHQSHWDEQDIMLITYGDSILKSGEKPLKTLKNTLDTYLKESVSMVHILPYYPYTSDGGFAVSDYESINPDLGSWSDITEISQDYKIMADLVINHCSSEHPWFKAFEAGDPKYENYFVQASPTEDLSAVVRPRTTPLLRITHTTEGEKYVWCTFSHDQIDLNFANPDVFLEVMRLISMYIDKGASIFRLDAIGFLWKIIGTSCIHLPETHQAIQLMRALIEYRLPEAIIITETNVPKRENLTYFGNANEAHMVYNFSLPPLLINALLTGSAKHLKSWLMTMPPAQMGTTFLNFIASHDGIGVRPAEGILDPEELQNMIHALQSFGARVSWRAGLNGEKHPYEINIALIDAFKGTADGVDEYQVERMLCAHAIAIALEGVPAIYVHSFFATENDYDMLEKTEHNRDINRHKWQFDELQPLLEDSNTLNSRVLSGLSRLIHLRKQHAAFHPNATQFTLHLPDELFGFWRQSLMRHQSIFVINNVTNRSQTLSLAQLNLIDMDEWKEIISDQMITDLYGEMTLAPYQTVWITNRF comes from the coding sequence ATGCCAATGTCATCATGTCCATCTGCGGTCGCTTACTCTGCACTGATTGAGCGAATTACTCCATTAGTGCAGGCGCTCTATCCCGATCAAGATACGGCTGAATTGGCAGAGAAGTTTATCGAGATAACTGGCATTGATAAAACATCTTGCCAGTTACCTATGTCGCACCAGTCACATTGGGATGAGCAAGATATTATGCTCATTACTTATGGCGATTCTATTCTTAAGAGTGGCGAAAAACCCCTGAAAACCTTAAAAAACACTTTAGACACTTACTTAAAAGAGAGTGTCTCAATGGTGCATATTTTGCCCTATTACCCTTATACCTCTGATGGTGGTTTTGCGGTATCGGATTATGAATCCATTAACCCTGATTTAGGGTCTTGGTCTGATATCACAGAGATTAGCCAAGACTATAAAATCATGGCAGACTTAGTGATTAACCACTGTTCAAGTGAACACCCCTGGTTTAAGGCTTTTGAGGCGGGTGATCCAAAGTATGAAAACTATTTTGTGCAAGCCAGTCCAACCGAAGATTTATCAGCGGTGGTTCGCCCACGTACGACTCCTTTATTGAGAATTACCCATACCACCGAGGGTGAAAAATACGTTTGGTGTACCTTTAGTCACGATCAGATTGATTTAAATTTCGCTAACCCAGATGTGTTTTTAGAGGTCATGCGTTTGATTTCTATGTACATCGATAAAGGTGCAAGTATTTTTAGATTAGATGCCATTGGCTTTTTATGGAAAATTATTGGCACATCTTGTATTCACCTGCCTGAAACTCATCAAGCGATTCAATTAATGCGTGCTTTAATTGAGTACCGTTTGCCTGAGGCGATTATTATCACAGAAACTAATGTGCCTAAACGTGAAAACCTCACCTATTTTGGTAATGCCAATGAAGCGCACATGGTTTATAACTTCTCCTTGCCACCGCTATTAATTAATGCCTTACTTACTGGTTCAGCCAAACATTTAAAATCTTGGTTAATGACTATGCCGCCTGCGCAAATGGGCACCACTTTTTTAAACTTTATTGCCAGTCATGATGGTATTGGTGTCAGGCCTGCCGAGGGGATTCTTGATCCAGAAGAGCTGCAAAATATGATTCATGCCTTACAATCGTTTGGTGCAAGAGTCTCTTGGCGTGCGGGTTTAAACGGTGAAAAACACCCGTATGAGATTAATATTGCTTTAATTGATGCCTTTAAGGGCACGGCTGATGGTGTGGATGAGTATCAGGTAGAACGTATGTTATGCGCTCATGCGATTGCCATCGCTTTGGAAGGTGTTCCAGCGATTTATGTGCATTCTTTCTTTGCCACTGAAAATGATTATGACATGTTAGAAAAAACAGAGCATAATCGTGATATAAATCGTCATAAATGGCAGTTTGATGAGTTGCAGCCTTTGCTTGAGGATTCCAACACCTTAAATTCCCGTGTTTTAAGTGGTTTAAGTCGTTTGATTCATTTACGTAAACAGCATGCGGCTTTCCATCCAAATGCCACGCAATTCACTTTGCATTTACCTGATGAGCTGTTTGGTTTCTGGCGACAAAGTTTGATGCGTCATCAAAGTATTTTTGTGATTAATAATGTCACGAATCGGTCACAAACATTAAGTTTGGCACAATTAAACTTAATAGATATGGATGAGTGGAAAGAGATTATTAGCGACCAAATGATTACCGATTTATATGGTGAAATGACGTTAGCCCCCTATCAAACGGTTTGGATTACCAACCGTTTTTAA
- the gnd gene encoding decarboxylating NADP(+)-dependent phosphogluconate dehydrogenase, which yields MSAADIGLIGLAVMGQNLVLNMAEHGFHVCVYNRSEQKTNEFIEKRAQGFPISAAYSLKELVDSLAAPRKVMLMVKAGDVVDAFIEQLVPLLDEGDIIIDGGNSLYIDSNRRTKALAEKGILFIGTGVSGGEEGARFGPSIMPGGNNQAWESVKPIFQAIAAKSGNEACCDWVGDDGAGHYVKMVHNGIEYGDMQLISEAYQLMREGLGMSADECQAVFADWNKGVLDSYLIEITAEILTFKDKDGEPLVDKILDAAGQKGTGKWTGISSLELGIPVTLITESVYARCLSALKTERVQASKIYPRTVATKTYSSEEKQAIIASIHDALYASKIISYAQGYMLMAEAAKAYSWDLNYGGIALMWRGGCIIRSRFLEEIKHAYEKQPGLANLLQAPFFENAIKAAESHWRKAVVFGIEQQIPTPTLSSALAFFDGYRSEVVPANLLQAQRDYFGAHTYERVDAPRGEFFHTDWIQSGGNVSSTTYEV from the coding sequence ATGTCAGCTGCAGATATTGGTTTAATTGGCCTTGCCGTGATGGGACAAAACTTGGTTTTGAATATGGCGGAGCATGGCTTTCATGTTTGTGTGTATAACCGCTCAGAGCAAAAAACCAATGAGTTTATTGAAAAGCGTGCACAAGGTTTTCCAATTAGCGCGGCTTATTCCTTAAAAGAGTTAGTGGATTCTCTTGCGGCGCCTCGAAAAGTCATGTTAATGGTTAAAGCGGGTGACGTGGTTGACGCGTTTATTGAACAGCTCGTCCCGTTATTGGATGAAGGCGATATTATCATTGATGGTGGTAACTCTTTATACATCGATTCAAACCGTAGAACCAAAGCCCTAGCCGAAAAAGGTATTTTATTTATTGGTACGGGGGTTTCTGGGGGCGAAGAGGGTGCGCGTTTTGGACCATCCATTATGCCAGGCGGAAATAACCAGGCCTGGGAAAGTGTCAAACCCATCTTTCAAGCGATTGCGGCTAAATCAGGTAACGAGGCTTGTTGTGATTGGGTGGGGGATGATGGTGCTGGTCACTATGTGAAAATGGTCCACAATGGGATTGAATATGGTGACATGCAGCTTATTTCAGAAGCTTATCAGCTAATGCGCGAAGGTTTGGGTATGAGTGCAGATGAATGCCAAGCCGTCTTTGCTGATTGGAATAAAGGGGTTTTAGACTCTTATTTAATTGAAATTACCGCAGAAATCTTAACTTTTAAAGATAAAGATGGTGAGCCGTTAGTCGATAAAATTTTAGATGCCGCAGGCCAAAAAGGTACTGGTAAATGGACTGGAATTAGCTCATTAGAGTTAGGGATCCCTGTGACCTTGATTACCGAATCGGTTTACGCACGTTGTTTATCGGCCTTAAAAACAGAACGTGTACAGGCCTCTAAAATTTACCCAAGAACGGTCGCCACAAAAACCTATTCATCAGAAGAAAAACAAGCCATTATCGCTTCAATTCACGATGCGCTTTATGCTTCAAAAATTATCTCTTACGCCCAAGGCTACATGTTAATGGCTGAAGCGGCTAAAGCCTATAGTTGGGACTTAAATTACGGTGGCATTGCGCTTATGTGGCGTGGTGGTTGCATTATTAGAAGCCGTTTTTTAGAAGAGATTAAACACGCTTATGAAAAACAACCAGGCCTGGCAAACTTACTGCAAGCCCCCTTCTTTGAAAACGCAATTAAAGCCGCTGAAAGCCATTGGCGAAAAGCGGTGGTGTTTGGTATTGAACAGCAAATCCCAACCCCAACTTTAAGCTCGGCCTTAGCGTTTTTTGATGGTTACCGCAGTGAGGTTGTGCCTGCTAATTTATTGCAAGCACAGCGTGATTATTTTGGTGCTCAT